GTAGACGGCAACGGCCTGTCCTCCTACCCGCACCCCTGGCTGATGCCGGACTTCTGGCAGTTCCCGACCGTCTCCATGGGTCTGGGCCCGATCCAGGCGATCTACCAGGCACGCTTCATGAAGTACCTGGAAAGCCGCGGCTTCATCCCCGCCGGCAAGCAGAAGGTCTGGTGCTTCATGGGCGACGGCGAGTGCGACGAGCCCGAATCCCTGGGCGCGATCTCCCTGGCCGGGCGCGAGAAGCTGGACAACCTGATCTTCGTCATCAACTGCAACCTGCAGCGCCTCGACGGCCCGGTTCGCGGCAACGGCAAGATCATCCAGGAACTCGAAGGCGTGTTCCGTGGCGCCGAGTGGAACGTCAACAAGGTGGTCTGGGGCCGCTTCTGGGACCCGCTGTTCGCCAAGGACACCGCCGGCCTGCTGCAGCAGCGCATGGACGAGGTCATCGACGGCGAGTACCAGAACTACAAGGCCAAGGACGGCGCCTACGTGCGCGAGCACTTCTTCGGTGCGCGTCCGGAGCTGCTGGAGATGGTCAAGGACCTCTCCGACGAGGAAGTCTGGAAACTCAACCGTGGCGGCCACGACCCCTACAAGGTCTATGCGGCCTACCACCAGGCGGTCAACCACAAGGGCCAGCCGACCGTCATCCTGGCCAAGACCATCAAGGGCTACGGCACCGGTTCGGGCGAAGCGAAGAACATCGCGCACAACGTCAAGAAGGTCGACGTCGAGTCCCTGAAGTCGTTCCGCGACAAGTTCGACATCCCGATCAAGGATGCCGACCTGGAAAACCTGCCGTTCTACCGCCCCGACGAAGGCAGCGCCGAGGCCAAGTACCTGGCGTCGCGCCGCGCCGCGCTGGGTGGCGTGATGCCGGTTCGCCGCGCCAAGAGCTTCCAGGTCCCGGTTCCCCCGCTGGACACCCTCAAGGCCATCCTCGATGGCTCGGGCGACCGCGAGATCTCCACCACCATGGCCTTCGTGCGGATCATCTCGCAGTTGGTCAAGGACAAGGAGCTCGGCCCGCGCATCGTCCCGATCGTGCCGGACGAAGCCCGTACCTTTGGCATGGAAGGCATGTTCCGCCAGTTGGGTATCTACTCCTCCGTCGGCCAGCTGTACGAGCCGGTGGATAAAGACCAGGTGATGTTCTACCGCGAGGACAAGAAGGGCCAGATCCTCGAGGAAGGCATCAACGAAGCCGGCGCCATGTCCAGCTGGATCGCCGCGGGTACCTCGTACTCCACGCACAACCAGCCGATGCTGCCGTTCTACATCTTCTATTCGATGTTCGGCTTCCAGCGTATCGGCGACCTGGCCTGGGCCGCTGGCGACAGCCGCGCGCACGGCTTCCTGGTCGGCGGCACCGCCGGCCGTACCACCCTGAACGGTGAAGGCCTGCAGCATGAAGACGGTCACAGCCACCTGCTGGCGGCGACCATCCCGAACTGCCGTACCTACGATCCGACCTACGCCTACGAGCTGGCGGTGATCATCCGCGAAGGCTCGCGCCAGATGATCGAAGAGCAGCAGGACGTCTTCTATTACATCACCGTGATGAACGAGAACTACGTTCAGCCGGCCATGCCCAAGGGCGCGGAAGAAGGCATCATCAAGGGCATGTACCTGCTCGACGAAGACAAGAAGGACGCCGCGCACCACGTGCAGCTGCTGGGTTCGGGCACCATCCTGCGCGAAGTCGAAGCCGCCGCGAAGATCCTGCGCGAAGACTTCGGCATCGGCGCCGACGTCTGGTCGGTCCCGAGCTTCAACGAGCTGCGCCGCGACGGCCTGGCCATCGAGCGCTGGAACCGCCTGCACCCGGGTCAGAAGCCCAAGCAGAGCTACGTCGAAGAGTGCCTGGGCGGCCGCAAGGGCCCGGTGATCGCCTCCACCGACTACATGAAGCTCTACGCCGAGCAGATCCGCCAGTGGGTTCCGAGCAAGGAGTACAAGGTGCTGGGCACCGACGGCTTCGGCCGCAGCGACAGCCGCCGCAAGCTGCGCGACTTCTTCGAAGTGGACCGCCACTGGGTGGTGCTGGCCGCGCTGGAAGCCCTGGCCGATCGTGGCGATATCGAACCCAAGGTCGTGGCGGAAGCCATTGCCAAGTTCGGCATCAACCCCGAAAAACGTAACCCGCTGGACTGCTGAGGAGAGGCACGATGAGCGAACTGATTCGTGTACCCGACATCGGCAATGGTCAGGGTGAAGTCATCGAACTGCTGGTCAAGGTCGGCGACACCGTCGAGGCCGACCAGAGCCTGCTGACCCTGGAGTCCGACAAGGCCAGCATGGAGATCCCCTCGCCGAAAGCCGGCGTGGTGAAGAGCCTGAAGGTCAAGGTGGGCGACACCCTGAAGGAAGGCGACGAGATCCTCGAGCTGGAAGTCGAGGGTGGTTCGGCCGCCGCCGAAGCGCCCAAGGCCGAAGCTCCGGCGCAGGCCCCGGAAGCACCGAAGGCAGAGGCTCCGGCCGCTGCCCCGGCGCCGGCTGCCGCGCCCGCCGCCGCCAGCGTCCAGGACATCCACGTCCCGGACATCGGCTCGGCCGGCAAGGCCAACGTCATCGAAGTCATGGTGAAAGCCGGCGACACGGTCGAGGCCGATCAGTCGCTGATCACCCTGGAATCGGACAAGGCCAGCATGGAAATCCCCTCGCCGGCTGCCGGCGTGGTGGAGAGCGTGTCGATCAAGATCGGTGACGAAGTCGGCACCGGCGACCTGATTCTCAAGCTCAAGGTCGTCGGCGCTGCTGCCCCCGCTGCCGCCGAAGCGCCGGCTGCAGCTCCGGCTCCGGCCGCTGCTGCTCCTGCCGCTGCCCCGGCTCCTGCTGCCGCCGCTCCGGCCAAGGCGCCAGAAGCCGCTCCGGTGGGCGCGCCCAGCCGCGACGGCGCCAAGGTCCACGCCGGCCCCGCCGTGCGCATGGTCGCCCGCGAGTTCGGTGTCGAGCTGTCCGAAGTGAAAGGCACCGGTCCGAAAGGCCGTATCCTCAAGGAAGACGTGCAGGCGTTCGTCAAGGAACAACTGCAACGCGCCAAATCCGGCGCGCCGGCTGGCGCTACCGGTGGCGCGGGCATTCCGCCGATCCCGGAAGTCGACTTCAGCAAGTTCGGCGAAGTGGAAGAAGTGGCCATGACCCGCCTGATGCAGGTCGGCGCCGCCAACCTGCATCGCAGCTGGCTGAACGTGCCGCACGTGACCCAGTTCGACTCGGCCGACATCACCGAGATGGAAGCCTTCCGCGTGGCCCAGAAAGCCGTTGCGGAGAAGGCCGGCGTCAAGCTGACCGTGCTGCCGATCCTGCTCAAGGCCTGTGCCCACCTGCTCAAGGAAATGCCGGACTTCAACAGCTCGCTGGCCCCCAGCGGCAAGGCGCTGATCCGCAAGAAGTACGTGCACATCGGCTTCGCCGTGGACACGCCTGACGGCCTGCTGGTGCCGGTGATCAAGAACGTCGACCAGAAGAGCCTCCTGCAGCTCGCCGCCGAAGCCGCCGAACTGGCCGAGAAAGCGCGCACCAAGAAGCTCTCCGCCGACGCCATGCAGGGCGCCTGCTTCACCATCTCCAGCCTCGGTCACATTGGCGGTACCGGCTTCACGCCGATCGTCAACGCGCCGGAAGTGGCGATCCTCGGTGTCAGCAAGGCCACCATGCAGCCGGTCTGGGACGGCAAGGCCTTCCAGCCGCGCCTGATGCTGCCGCTGTCGCTGTCCTACGATCACCGCGTGATCAACGGGGCGGCCGCCGCGCGCTACACCAAGCGCCTGTCCGACCTGCTGGGTGATATCCGCACCCTGCTCCTGTAAGCGCTGCAAGTGTTGTAAAAGGCCGGCCCCGCGCCGGCCTTCCTCTCGACGAGCACGCCACGCTCGTACTCTCCAGCCCTGCCGGATGGCAGGGCTTCTTTTTGCCCACCCGCCGGCACTCTGTCCGCGGACCTACAGCGCTCAACTTCCTGACCGAACAGCCGATAACAGACGTGGCTTGTCAGCGCCCAGCGCCTCATGCAAACCTTGCCAACGCTTATCGAACTCGGCCGAGGCCATGTACCTCGTCCAGCACCCTGGAAATCCGCCGCGCATGAAGAGTCATCCCGATGCCGCCAGCCGTTCGGCGGCCGAGGTTGTCACGCAGCTTCCCGTCCCCTCGCGGCTCGGGATGTTGCGCTTCGAGCGCCTGAACGAACCCAGCTGGACCCTGCTGTTCCTCG
This Pseudomonas sp. ATCC 13867 DNA region includes the following protein-coding sequences:
- the aceE gene encoding pyruvate dehydrogenase (acetyl-transferring), homodimeric type, giving the protein MQDLDPVETQEWLDALESVLDREGEERAHYLMTRMGELATRTGTQLPYAITTPYRNTIPVTHEARMPGDLFMERRIRSLVRWNALAMVMKANKHDPDLGGHISSFASSATLYDVGFNYFFQAPTDEHGGDLVFFQGHASPGVYARAFLEGRISEDQLNNFRQEVDGNGLSSYPHPWLMPDFWQFPTVSMGLGPIQAIYQARFMKYLESRGFIPAGKQKVWCFMGDGECDEPESLGAISLAGREKLDNLIFVINCNLQRLDGPVRGNGKIIQELEGVFRGAEWNVNKVVWGRFWDPLFAKDTAGLLQQRMDEVIDGEYQNYKAKDGAYVREHFFGARPELLEMVKDLSDEEVWKLNRGGHDPYKVYAAYHQAVNHKGQPTVILAKTIKGYGTGSGEAKNIAHNVKKVDVESLKSFRDKFDIPIKDADLENLPFYRPDEGSAEAKYLASRRAALGGVMPVRRAKSFQVPVPPLDTLKAILDGSGDREISTTMAFVRIISQLVKDKELGPRIVPIVPDEARTFGMEGMFRQLGIYSSVGQLYEPVDKDQVMFYREDKKGQILEEGINEAGAMSSWIAAGTSYSTHNQPMLPFYIFYSMFGFQRIGDLAWAAGDSRAHGFLVGGTAGRTTLNGEGLQHEDGHSHLLAATIPNCRTYDPTYAYELAVIIREGSRQMIEEQQDVFYYITVMNENYVQPAMPKGAEEGIIKGMYLLDEDKKDAAHHVQLLGSGTILREVEAAAKILREDFGIGADVWSVPSFNELRRDGLAIERWNRLHPGQKPKQSYVEECLGGRKGPVIASTDYMKLYAEQIRQWVPSKEYKVLGTDGFGRSDSRRKLRDFFEVDRHWVVLAALEALADRGDIEPKVVAEAIAKFGINPEKRNPLDC
- the aceF gene encoding dihydrolipoyllysine-residue acetyltransferase, translating into MSELIRVPDIGNGQGEVIELLVKVGDTVEADQSLLTLESDKASMEIPSPKAGVVKSLKVKVGDTLKEGDEILELEVEGGSAAAEAPKAEAPAQAPEAPKAEAPAAAPAPAAAPAAASVQDIHVPDIGSAGKANVIEVMVKAGDTVEADQSLITLESDKASMEIPSPAAGVVESVSIKIGDEVGTGDLILKLKVVGAAAPAAAEAPAAAPAPAAAAPAAAPAPAAAAPAKAPEAAPVGAPSRDGAKVHAGPAVRMVAREFGVELSEVKGTGPKGRILKEDVQAFVKEQLQRAKSGAPAGATGGAGIPPIPEVDFSKFGEVEEVAMTRLMQVGAANLHRSWLNVPHVTQFDSADITEMEAFRVAQKAVAEKAGVKLTVLPILLKACAHLLKEMPDFNSSLAPSGKALIRKKYVHIGFAVDTPDGLLVPVIKNVDQKSLLQLAAEAAELAEKARTKKLSADAMQGACFTISSLGHIGGTGFTPIVNAPEVAILGVSKATMQPVWDGKAFQPRLMLPLSLSYDHRVINGAAAARYTKRLSDLLGDIRTLLL